CCGGTTAGGATTGAGATTGGAAGGGGAGGGTGAGAATGCTAGAGCTCATCGTCTGATGACGAGGTTAAAGCAAGAGAAGGAGAACACCCTTATAATCTTGGATGACCTTTGGGACAGATTAGACTTGAATAAGTTAGGGATTCCACTTGATGGTGATGTTGATGATAATGATTTAAACACGAAGACAAGCAATGCTAAACAGGGTCCCAAAGAGGTGACTAAAGAAAAATCTCTTGGTGATTATAAGGGCTGCAAAATTTTGCTAACTTCAAGGGATAAAAACGTATTAACTGATAAAATGGAAGTTAAGTCAACTTTCTGTGTAGAGGAATTAGATGACGATGATGCTCTGAGGTTGTTTCGGAAGGAGGCTAGAATACAGGGTGAAATGTCCAAGTGGAAACAAGAAATTGTTAAGAAGTACTGTGCAGGGTTACCTATGGCAATAGTTACAGTTGGAAGGGCATTAAGAGAAAAGAGCGACTCGGAGTgggaaaaacttaaaaaccaagaCCTGGTGGGTGTTCAGAATTCTATGGAGATTTCTGTAAAAATGAGTTATGACCGTCTAGAAAATGAGGAGCTCAAgtccattttctttctttgtgctCAAATGGGTCATCAACCCCTAATTATGGACTTGGTGAAGTATTGCTTTGGTTTGGGAATACTTAAAGGGGTCTACTCGCTTGGGGAAGCTCGTGGCAGAATATCTACATCAATCCAACAGCTGAAAAACTCAGGTTTGGTGTTGGATGGAAGTTCTAGTATTCATTTCAATATGCATGATCTGGTTCGAGATGCTGCTTTGTCTATAGCACAGAAGGAGCAAAATGTATTTACTTTGAGAGATGGGAAACTTGATGATTGGCCTGAACTCGAGAGGTGCACTTCTATTTCTATATGCAACAGTGATATCATTGATGAGCTTCCAGAAGAAATAAATTGTCCTcaacttaaattttttcaaattgacAGCGATGCTTCATCTTTAAAAATACCCGACAGTTTTTTTAAAGGAATGAAAAAGCTCAAAGTATTAATGTTGACTGGTATTCAACTATCAAGCTTACCATCTTCAATTGAAAGCCTATCAGACCTCAGATTGCTTTGTTTGGAGAGATGCACTTTAGATCACAACTTATCCATCATAGGGAAgctgaaaaaattaagaattctcAGCTTTTCTGGATCTCGAATTGAAAATTTGCCAGCTGAGTTAAAGGACTTGGATAAACTACAATTACTAGACATCAGCAATTGTTCAGTAGTCAAAAGAATTCCGCCTAAGTTTATGTCAAGGTTGACTTCGTTGGAAGAGTTGTATGTAAGAAAGAGCTTCATCGAAGTGTCGGTGGAAGGAGAGAGAAACCATTGTCAAATTTCGTTTCTTTCTCAACTAAagcatttgcatcaattgcatgtGGTGGACTTAAGCATTCCATGTGCTCAAGTTTTTCCCAAGGAATTGTTCTTTGACAACTTAAGTGATTACAAGATTGAGATTGGGAACTTCAAAACGCTTTCAGCTGGAGATTTCAGGATGCctaataagtatgaaaagttcaAATCTTTGGCATTGGAGCTGAAGGATGACACTGACAATATTCACTCTCAGAAAGGAATAAAGTTGTTGTTTAAAAGAGTTGAAAATTTGTTGTTGGGAGAGCTGAATGGTGTTCAAGATGTTATTAATGAGTTGAATTTGGATGGATTTCCACATCTGAAACACTTATCCATCATAAACAACCCTAGCATCAAATATATCATCAACTCAAAGGATTTGTTTTATCCTCAGGATGTTTTTCCCAAGTTGGAATCTCTATGTCTCTACGAACTAAGAAAGATAGAGATGATATACTTTAGTTCAGGTACAGAGATGATATGTTTTAGTCCATTTACAGATTGCTCATTCACCAAATTAAAAACCATCAAGGTCGAGAAGTGTGACCAATTGAAGAATCTTTTCTCCTTTTGCATGGTTAAATTGCTTGCGAGTCTTGAAACAATTGGTGTCTCCAATTGTGGTTCTTTAGAGGAGATCATTAAAATACCTGACAATTCTGATAAGATTGAGTTTCTTAAGTTGATGTCTTTGTCACTTGAATCATTATCATCATTCACTAGTTTTTATACCACAGTAGAGGGGTCTTCTACAAACAGGGATCAGATACAAATTACTGTTATGACTCCTCCTCTTTTTGGTGAACTGGTATGATAGTgcatatttttcctttaaattttttaattagtttgtgactaattatttttCAGTTGTAAATATGTTAATTGTGTATGTGCTTGCAGGTTGAAATACCAAACTTAGAGAACTTGAATTTAATCTCAATGAACAAGATCCAGAAGATATGGAGCGACCAGCCCCCGTCAAACTTCTGCTTTCAaaacttaataaaattagttgtggATGATTGTGATAATTTGAGATATTTGTGTTCAATGTCCGTGGCCAGCAGTTTGAGGAAACTGAAAGGCCTCTTTGTAAGCAAGTGTAAAATGATGGAGAAGATTTTTAGCACAGAAGGAAATAGTGCAGGCAAGGTGTGTATAGGtgtaaataagtaaatttttataGTTGACTGAATGTTATGCATTTCTGTTTAGTTTGATTACCAAATAATGGTTTGTTTTCATCAAAGTGCAGGTCTGCGTCTTTCCTAAGTTGGAGGAAATCCACCTCGACTACATGGATAAGTTAACAGACATATGGCAAGCTGAAGTGAGTGCTGATTCCTTTTCTAGTCTCACTTCTGTGTACATTAAGAGTTGCGATAAACTAGACAAAATTTTTCCGAGTCACATGGAAGGATGGTTTGCGAGTTTGAACAGCTTGAAGGTTTATTCTTGTGAGTCAGTGAAAGTGATTTTTGAAATCAAAGATTCTCAGCAAGCAGATGCATCTGGTGGGATAGACACAAATTTGCAGGTTTTTGATGTAAGGGGACTCCTAAAGTTGGAGCAGGTGTGGAGCAGGGATCCAGGAGGAATTCTTAACTTCAGAAAACTGCAGAGCATAGAGATGTATGATTGTAAAAGTCTGAGGAATGTATTTCCAGCTTCTGTGGCCAAAGATGTTCCAAAGCTTGAATACATGTCGGTCAGATGGTGTGatggaattgtggaaattgttgCCTGTGAAGATGGATCCGAAACAAACACTGAACAATTAGTGTTTCCTGAACTAACCGACATGTGCTTATATGACCTATCAAGCATCCAGCATTTCTACAGGGGGAGACATCCTATAGAGTGTCCAAAATTGAAGAAGTTGGAAGTAAGGGAATGTAACAAGAAGCTAAAAACATTCGGAACCGGAGAAAGGAGcaatgaagaagatgaagcagTTATGTCAGCTGAAAAGGTAAGTCATATAGTGAGACATAAATGGAGAGTGATATTGTAAGAAGTGTGGCATACTTAAAAAAGATATAGCCCTGCTAAATATAATATGGATTATTAATTTAACGTCTCTCGTCCCCTAATCCCTCTTTTATTTAGAATTTAGAATTCAAGGGAatgtttgattaattattataatttaagagCATTTTTTAGTCTTGATGGGACCCAGAGTAACCAATGTGCAGGCAAGGGGCGCTCCATCAGGGATAAGCTTCCTTCTTCATAGTTTActatttacttttcttttatttttctgtagATATTCCCCAATTTGGAGTTTTTGGATATTGACTTTGACGAAGCACAGAAGTGGTTATTGAGCAACACTGTGAAGCATCGAATGCACCGTTTAAAAGAGCTTAGGTTAAGCCAAGTTAATGATGGTGAACGTCTCTGTCAGATTCTGTACAGAATGCCAAATCTAGAAAAGTTACAGTTGTGGGAAGCTGAACATTTGCTTAAAGAGTCGTCGGAGTCACGTTTGGGAACCGTATTACAGCTGAAGGAATTGGTTTTGTGGGAGTCAGAGATAATGGATATAGGATTTGAACGAGAACCAGTTCTACAGAGACTAGAGGTTTTGAGCTTATATGAGTGCCACAGATTGAGGAATTTGGCTCCTCCCTCGGTATCATTGGCTTACTTGACAAATTTGGAAGTAAGAGATTGTGTTAGATTAAGGAATTTAATGGCATCCTCAACGGCaaaaagcttggttcaactTAAGTCCATGAAGATAAGCAGATGTGATGAATTAGAGGAAATAGTAAGCGATGAgggaaatgaagaagaagagcaaATAGTGTTTGGCAAATTGATTACTATAGTACTTGAGGGGCTAGAAAAGCTGAAAAGTTTTTGCAGTTACAAGAAGTGTGAATTCAAATTCCCGTCATTGGAAGTATTGATTGTGAGAGAAtgcccaatgatggaaagaTTCACGGAGGGTGGCGCAAGAGCAGCAAAGTTACAAAACATAGTTACTGCttatgaagaaggaaaagaggAAGCCAAATGGCAGTGGGAAGGAGACTTGAATGCCACCATACAAAATGTTTGGGAAGATCAGGTACTTATTCATTCTTAATAcgttaatgttttatttataattttagtctctttaatattttaaaatattcatttataatCCTCCACgcgaaattaaaattaaaaaaatacaaacttataaaataaaaaatgagtaaaacatattacagaaatgaaaattaaaaaagcataaacttttaaggattaaaattaaaaaaaaaacttaccagagacaaaaataaaaaaatattaacttacatttatcaaatacatatttaaacttatatttatttcaaattctgctagtttttattaacttttcttctttccttaaaaaaacaaacttttcttctttcatgagataaaaaaaattacttcccATGAATGGAAATTATAAATCCTTGTTTTTGCCATAAAAAGCCTTAACCAGAAAGTATGTTAAATTTCTTAAGATATAAATATGTTAGCTCAAAAAACCagcatttatataaatttattaatcatttttgttttaaaaaaattcattcgtaaaatttaaaataatacgaATTTGACTGCTTCATGTAGTCAGCTTAATCATAAAGAAAACTTTCCCTCATCttacaaattttctttttaatcaaaataaataaatttcaattcatatttgattgtcatccattaattttttgttaacatttttagtccttgtagAAATTTTTGCTCATTATTAATCCTATTGtttatgttatatttaataagttaacAAATTCATATTTGATCGACCAACACATTTTTAGAGGGATTAAAACTTTAAAGAAAGATTGAAAATagtcaaaaaaagaggtaaaaattagaatataaaaagatgagagttaaaaacttaattaaaaaaaataacttgttgATTTGTGAAATGGAACAAGTTGCATTtgaatttacatatataaaatagcATATAAACGTGATAataagttaacaaatttattcatataattaaattttataatatataat
This region of Glycine max cultivar Williams 82 chromosome 7, Glycine_max_v4.0, whole genome shotgun sequence genomic DNA includes:
- the LOC100783381 gene encoding uncharacterized protein isoform X1 yields the protein MESVLSPIVERTFNFAVDPIIRQLAYILRCRQNVDELLTSFESLELEKESIDRRCDQAQNNLQNIEAKVKEWSRKVDEFKTELEKFRNDEGHTKTGLSNVLFLFPYFWNRHRLGRQAKKMAEIVKNLIDESAKFNDVSYTDNLTFNDFTLSNPGYMGFASRHSTVEKIIAKLEDSSVRMIGLHGSGGMGKTTLIKAIAKKAMEKKLFNVVAVSEITANPNPQKIQEDIAYRLGLRLEGEGENARAHRLMTRLKQEKENTLIILDDLWDRLDLNKLGIPLDGDVDDNDLNTKTSNAKQGPKEVTKEKSLGDYKGCKILLTSRDKNVLTDKMEVKSTFCVEELDDDDALRLFRKEARIQGEMSKWKQEIVKKYCAGLPMAIVTVGRALREKSDSEWEKLKNQDLVGVQNSMEISVKMSYDRLENEELKSIFFLCAQMGHQPLIMDLVKYCFGLGILKGVYSLGEARGRISTSIQQLKNSGLVLDGSSSIHFNMHDLVRDAALSIAQKEQNVFTLRDGKLDDWPELERCTSISICNSDIIDELPEEINCPQLKFFQIDSDASSLKIPDSFFKGMKKLKVLMLTGIQLSSLPSSIESLSDLRLLCLERCTLDHNLSIIGKLKKLRILSFSGSRIENLPAELKDLDKLQLLDISNCSVVKRIPPKFMSRLTSLEELYVRKSFIEVSVEGERNHCQISFLSQLKHLHQLHVVDLSIPCAQVFPKELFFDNLSDYKIEIGNFKTLSAGDFRMPNKYEKFKSLALELKDDTDNIHSQKGIKLLFKRVENLLLGELNGVQDVINELNLDGFPHLKHLSIINNPSIKYIINSKDLFYPQDVFPKLESLCLYELRKIEMIYFSSGTEMICFSPFTDCSFTKLKTIKVEKCDQLKNLFSFCMVKLLASLETIGVSNCGSLEEIIKIPDNSDKIEFLKLMSLSLESLSSFTSFYTTVEGSSTNRDQIQITVMTPPLFGELVEIPNLENLNLISMNKIQKIWSDQPPSNFCFQNLIKLVVDDCDNLRYLCSMSVASSLRKLKGLFVSKCKMMEKIFSTEGNSAGKVCVFPKLEEIHLDYMDKLTDIWQAEVSADSFSSLTSVYIKSCDKLDKIFPSHMEGWFASLNSLKVYSCESVKVIFEIKDSQQADASGGIDTNLQVFDVRGLLKLEQVWSRDPGGILNFRKLQSIEMYDCKSLRNVFPASVAKDVPKLEYMSVRWCDGIVEIVACEDGSETNTEQLVFPELTDMCLYDLSSIQHFYRGRHPIECPKLKKLEVRECNKKLKTFGTGERSNEEDEAVMSAEKIFPNLEFLDIDFDEAQKWLLSNTVKHRMHRLKELRLSQVNDGERLCQILYRMPNLEKLQLWEAEHLLKESSESRLGTVLQLKELVLWESEIMDIGFEREPVLQRLEVLSLYECHRLRNLAPPSVSLAYLTNLEVRDCVRLRNLMASSTAKSLVQLKSMKISRCDELEEIVSDEGNEEEEQIVFGKLITIVLEGLEKLKSFCSYKKCEFKFPSLEVLIVRECPMMERFTEGGARAAKLQNIVTAYEEGKEEAKWQWEGDLNATIQNVWEDQLLESASTVSSLSLLGDSPLQVIWLDSRRIPKSCFSNLNSLAVEGCQFLTDVVIPFYLLPFLTNLEELQVRKCGSVKSIFDVKTTTGLGAAAFPRPLPFSLKKLTLERLPKLENVWNEDPHGILTMQLLQHVIVEKCKCLTSVFPASVAKDLEILVVKDCEELMEIVAEDNADPREDNLELTFPCPCVRSLKLQGLPKFKYFYYCSLQCDMFQTPNEDEMPTSNLKCLSLGEKGLEMIKRGEFQRNFIHKLQVLTLCFHNGSDVFPYEILQLAPNIEKLVVYNASFKEINVDYTGLLLQLKDLCLESLPELVSIGLENSSIQPLLGNLETLEVIGCSSLKDLVPSTVSFSNLTYLEVERCHCLLYLFTSSTARSLGQLKRMEIKWCDSIEEVVVSKEGDESHEEGIIFPQLNCLKLERIGKLRRFYRGSLLSFPSLEELSVIKCEWMETLCPGTLKADKLVQVQLEESSDAIKLENDLNSTMREAFRKKFWQSADTAFVIDLKDSPLQEIWLRLHSLHIPPHFCFIWLNTLIVDGCHFLSDAVLPFSLLPLLPDLKTLEVRNCDFVKIIFDMTTMGPLPFALKNLILERLPNLENVWNSNVELTFPQVKSLALCDLPKLKYDMLKPFTHLNQVCIQKLTPNIEHLTLGQHELNMILSGEFQGNHLNELKVLALFFHIESDVFVQRVPNIEKLEVLGGFFREIFCFDSLNVDEAGLLSQLKVICSDSLPELVSIGSENSGIVPFLRNLETLQVISCFSSINLVPCTVSFSNLTYLKVESCKSLLYLFTSSTARSLGQLKTMEISWCNSIEEIVSSTEEGDESDENEIIFQQLNCLKLEGLRKLRRFYKGSLSFPSLEEFTVWRCERMESLCAGTVKTDKLLQVTFKLFLDDIPLETDLNSAMQNR
- the LOC100783381 gene encoding uncharacterized protein isoform X2 codes for the protein MESVLSPIVERTFNFAVDPIIRQLAYILRCRQNVDELLTSFESLELEKESIDRRCDQAQNNLQNIEAKVKEWSRKVDEFKTELEKFRNDEGHTKTGLSNVLFLFPYFWNRHRLGRQAKKMAEIVKNLIDESAKFNDVSYTDNLTFNDFTLSNPGYMGFASRHSTVEKIIAKLEDSSVRMIGLHGSGGMGKTTLIKAIAKKAMEKKLFNVVAVSEITANPNPQKIQEDIAYRLGLRLEGEGENARAHRLMTRLKQEKENTLIILDDLWDRLDLNKLGIPLDGDVDDNDLNTKTSNAKQGPKEVTKEKSLGDYKGCKILLTSRDKNVLTDKMEVKSTFCVEELDDDDALRLFRKEARIQGEMSKWKQEIVKKYCAGLPMAIVTVGRALREKSDSEWEKLKNQDLVGVQNSMEISVKMSYDRLENEELKSIFFLCAQMGHQPLIMDLVKYCFGLGILKGVYSLGEARGRISTSIQQLKNSGLVLDGSSSIHFNMHDLVRDAALSIAQKEQNVFTLRDGKLDDWPELERCTSISICNSDIIDELPEEINCPQLKFFQIDSDASSLKIPDSFFKGMKKLKVLMLTGIQLSSLPSSIESLSDLRLLCLERCTLDHNLSIIGKLKKLRILSFSGSRIENLPAELKDLDKLQLLDISNCSVVKRIPPKFMSRLTSLEELYVRKSFIEVSVEGERNHCQISFLSQLKHLHQLHVVDLSIPCAQVFPKELFFDNLSDYKIEIGNFKTLSAGDFRMPNKYEKFKSLALELKDDTDNIHSQKGIKLLFKRVENLLLGELNGVQDVINELNLDGFPHLKHLSIINNPSIKYIINSKDLFYPQDVFPKLESLCLYELRKIEMIYFSSGTEMICFSPFTDCSFTKLKTIKVEKCDQLKNLFSFCMVKLLASLETIGVSNCGSLEEIIKIPDNSDKIEFLKLMSLSLESLSSFTSFYTTVEGSSTNRDQIQITVMTPPLFGELVEIPNLENLNLISMNKIQKIWSDQPPSNFCFQNLIKLVVDDCDNLRYLCSMSVASSLRKLKGLFVSKCKMMEKIFSTEGNSAGKVCVFPKLEEIHLDYMDKLTDIWQAEVSADSFSSLTSVYIKSCDKLDKIFPSHMEGWFASLNSLKVYSCESVKVIFEIKDSQQADASGGIDTNLQVFDVRGLLKLEQVWSRDPGGILNFRKLQSIEMYDCKSLRNVFPASVAKDVPKLEYMSVRWCDGIVEIVACEDGSETNTEQLVFPELTDMCLYDLSSIQHFYRGRHPIECPKLKKLEVRECNKKLKTFGTGERSNEEDEAVMSAEKIFPNLEFLDIDFDEAQKWLLSNTVKHRMHRLKELRLSQVNDGERLCQILYRMPNLEKLQLWEAEHLLKESSESRLGTVLQLKELVLWESEIMDIGFEREPVLQRLEVLSLYECHRLRNLAPPSVSLAYLTNLEVRDCVRLRNLMASSTAKSLVQLKSMKISRCDELEEIVSDEGNEEEEQIVFGKLITIVLEGLEKLKSFCSYKKCEFKFPSLEVLIVRECPMMERFTEGGARAAKLQNIVTAYEEGKEEAKWQWEGDLNATIQNVWEDQLLESASTVSSLSLLGDSPLQVIWLDSRRIPKSCFSNLNSLAVEGCQFLTDVVIPFYLLPFLTNLEELQVRKCGSVKSIFDVKTTTGLGAAAFPRPLPFSLKKLTLERLPKLENVWNEDPHGILTMQLLQHVIVAEDNADPREDNLELTFPCPCVRSLKLQGLPKFKYFYYCSLQCDMFQTPNEDEMPTSNLKCLSLGEKGLEMIKRGEFQRNFIHKLQVLTLCFHNGSDVFPYEILQLAPNIEKLVVYNASFKEINVDYTGLLLQLKDLCLESLPELVSIGLENSSIQPLLGNLETLEVIGCSSLKDLVPSTVSFSNLTYLEVERCHCLLYLFTSSTARSLGQLKRMEIKWCDSIEEVVVSKEGDESHEEGIIFPQLNCLKLERIGKLRRFYRGSLLSFPSLEELSVIKCEWMETLCPGTLKADKLVQVQLEESSDAIKLENDLNSTMREAFRKKFWQSADTAFVIDLKDSPLQEIWLRLHSLHIPPHFCFIWLNTLIVDGCHFLSDAVLPFSLLPLLPDLKTLEVRNCDFVKIIFDMTTMGPLPFALKNLILERLPNLENVWNSNVELTFPQVKSLALCDLPKLKYDMLKPFTHLNQVCIQKLTPNIEHLTLGQHELNMILSGEFQGNHLNELKVLALFFHIESDVFVQRVPNIEKLEVLGGFFREIFCFDSLNVDEAGLLSQLKVICSDSLPELVSIGSENSGIVPFLRNLETLQVISCFSSINLVPCTVSFSNLTYLKVESCKSLLYLFTSSTARSLGQLKTMEISWCNSIEEIVSSTEEGDESDENEIIFQQLNCLKLEGLRKLRRFYKGSLSFPSLEEFTVWRCERMESLCAGTVKTDKLLQVTFKLFLDDIPLETDLNSAMQNR